A region of Leclercia adecarboxylata DNA encodes the following proteins:
- a CDS encoding MFS transporter produces MLNRSSSGTRLGRQALLFPLCLVLYEFSTYIGNDMIQPGMLAVVEQYNAGIEWVPTSMTAYLAGGMFLQWLLGPLSDRIGRRPVMLTGVAWFIVTCLATLLAQTIEQFMVLRFLQGVSLCFIGAVGYAAIQESFEEAVCIKITALMANVALIAPLLGPLVGAAWVHVAPWEGMFVLFAALAAISFYGLHRAMPETATRIGEKLSLQELGRDYKEVLKNVRFVAGALAIGFVCLPLLAWIAQSPVIIISGENLSSYEYGLLQVPIFGALIVGNVVLARLTSRRTVRSLIIMGGWPIVIGLVVAAVATVVSSHAYLWMTAGLSIYAFGIGLANAGLVRLTLFASEVSKGTVSAAMGMLQMLIFTVGIEVSKHAFSSGGNGLFSLFNLANGLLWLALMFVFLKDKRVGSSLQPE; encoded by the coding sequence ATGTTAAACCGTTCTTCTTCTGGCACTCGCCTGGGGCGTCAGGCGTTGCTGTTCCCCCTGTGCCTGGTGCTTTACGAATTCTCCACCTATATCGGCAACGATATGATCCAGCCCGGCATGCTGGCGGTGGTGGAGCAGTACAACGCCGGGATCGAGTGGGTTCCCACCTCCATGACCGCCTATCTGGCGGGGGGAATGTTTTTACAGTGGCTGCTCGGGCCGCTGTCGGATCGTATTGGCCGTCGTCCGGTGATGCTCACCGGGGTGGCGTGGTTTATCGTCACCTGCCTGGCGACCCTGCTGGCGCAAACCATCGAGCAGTTTATGGTGCTGCGTTTTTTACAGGGGGTCAGCCTGTGCTTTATCGGCGCGGTCGGGTATGCCGCCATCCAGGAGTCGTTTGAAGAGGCGGTGTGCATCAAAATCACCGCCCTGATGGCTAACGTGGCGCTGATTGCGCCCCTGCTGGGCCCGCTGGTGGGGGCGGCCTGGGTCCACGTTGCGCCGTGGGAAGGGATGTTTGTGCTGTTTGCGGCGCTGGCGGCGATCTCTTTTTACGGCCTGCACCGGGCGATGCCGGAAACCGCCACCCGTATCGGCGAGAAGCTCTCATTGCAGGAGCTGGGGCGCGACTATAAAGAAGTGCTGAAAAATGTCCGCTTCGTGGCGGGAGCGCTGGCCATTGGCTTTGTCTGCCTGCCGCTGCTGGCGTGGATCGCCCAGTCGCCGGTGATCATCATCAGCGGTGAAAATCTCAGCAGCTACGAGTATGGCCTGCTGCAGGTGCCGATTTTTGGCGCGCTGATTGTGGGTAACGTCGTGCTGGCCCGCCTGACCTCGCGTCGTACCGTGCGCTCGCTGATCATTATGGGCGGCTGGCCGATTGTCATTGGTCTGGTGGTGGCAGCGGTAGCGACGGTGGTGTCATCCCATGCCTATCTGTGGATGACCGCCGGGTTGAGCATTTACGCGTTTGGTATTGGACTGGCGAATGCCGGACTGGTGCGCCTGACGCTGTTTGCCAGCGAGGTAAGTAAAGGTACGGTATCGGCGGCGATGGGCATGTTGCAGATGCTGATCTTCACTGTGGGTATCGAAGTGAGCAAACACGCCTTCAGCAGCGGCGGCAACGGGTTGTTCAGCCTGTTCAACCTGGCAAACGGCCTGCTGTGGCTGGCGCTGATGTTTGTGTTCCTGAAAGATAAGCGGGTGGGGAGTTCGTTACAGCCGGAGTAA
- a CDS encoding phosphatase PAP2 family protein — MTQISSASELSKLKSSKTKPLYRLPVRFYGYQLIALLVLAGVFTWLSRDETLDRMLTGYWFDAATQHFPLQQNALLDLLNHRLAKYLTIALAAGTLLYGAYRRNARLVTGALLMGLGTAVVGVMKAISHHSCPWDLVEYGGKALSYPLFDTAPAGSGPGRCFPGGHASSGFMVMGLFFAFWRERPRLAWGMVVAGIVLGLVMGYGQVMRGAHFFSHNLWAGWWVWFSQVVAYGLVSAWFAKE, encoded by the coding sequence ATGACACAGATTTCCTCCGCTTCAGAATTGTCTAAGTTAAAGAGTTCTAAGACAAAACCCCTTTACCGCTTGCCGGTACGTTTTTATGGTTATCAGCTTATTGCGCTGCTGGTTCTGGCCGGGGTTTTCACGTGGCTTTCACGGGATGAGACCCTTGACCGGATGCTGACGGGCTACTGGTTTGACGCGGCGACTCAGCACTTTCCGCTGCAGCAGAACGCGCTGCTGGATCTGCTCAATCATCGACTGGCGAAATACCTGACCATTGCCCTGGCCGCCGGAACGCTGCTTTACGGCGCGTACCGACGCAACGCCAGGCTGGTAACCGGGGCTCTGTTAATGGGGCTGGGCACGGCGGTGGTTGGCGTAATGAAAGCCATCAGCCATCACAGCTGCCCCTGGGATCTGGTTGAGTACGGCGGCAAAGCGCTGTCGTATCCCCTGTTTGATACCGCCCCCGCCGGCAGTGGCCCTGGCCGCTGTTTCCCGGGCGGACACGCCTCAAGCGGCTTTATGGTGATGGGACTGTTCTTCGCCTTCTGGCGCGAGCGTCCGCGCCTGGCCTGGGGAATGGTGGTAGCGGGTATTGTGCTCGGGCTGGTCATGGGCTATGGCCAGGTGATGCGCGGGGCACATTTCTTCTCCCATAACCTGTGGGCAGGTTGGTGGGTGTGGTTTTCACAGGTGGTGGCTTACGGCCTTGTTTCCGCCTGGTTTGCAAAAGAGTGA
- the ybjG gene encoding undecaprenyl-diphosphate phosphatase: protein MLENLNYGLFELINATPASPEWSIKLATFVAKDMISIVPALIAILWLWGPRKQVSAQRQLVIKIAMALLISLAASWLLGHMFPHARPFVDRVGYNFLHHAADDSFPSDHGTVIFTFALAFLFWHRVWSGIVLMIVACTIAWSRVYLGVHWPMDMLGGLMVGMLGCLSAQILWNLCGDVIYQRLSQLYRFCFALPIRKGWIRD from the coding sequence ATGTTAGAAAATCTGAACTACGGACTGTTTGAACTGATCAACGCCACACCTGCTTCACCGGAGTGGAGCATCAAACTCGCCACCTTTGTGGCGAAAGATATGATTAGCATCGTTCCGGCGCTGATTGCGATCCTCTGGCTGTGGGGGCCGCGCAAGCAGGTAAGTGCCCAGCGCCAGCTGGTGATTAAGATCGCCATGGCGCTGCTGATTAGCCTGGCGGCGTCCTGGCTGCTGGGGCATATGTTCCCGCATGCCCGCCCGTTTGTCGATCGTGTCGGCTATAACTTCCTGCATCATGCCGCCGACGACTCCTTCCCGAGCGATCACGGCACCGTCATCTTCACCTTTGCGCTGGCGTTCCTGTTCTGGCATCGCGTCTGGTCGGGCATCGTCCTGATGATAGTGGCCTGCACCATCGCCTGGTCCCGCGTCTACCTGGGCGTGCACTGGCCGATGGACATGCTGGGCGGACTGATGGTCGGCATGCTGGGCTGCCTGAGCGCGCAGATCCTGTGGAATCTGTGCGGTGACGTTATCTATCAACGTCTTTCGCAGCTGTACCGGTTCTGCTTTGCCCTGCCTATCCGTAAAGGCTGGATACGTGACTAA